The Dehalococcoidia bacterium genome contains the following window.
CACGACAACGGCAATCAGGTAGTAGACGGCTGTCTCCCAGCTGAGAGTGGCCTCGGTCACGCCTTCCGTCGACTCAAAGATGCGGGTGATCGAGCTGTCGACGATCATGGTGCCCAGCAGTGCGAACGGGAGTATCTTGGCGATGTCGGTAGAGAGGGCTTCAGTGTAGTAGGAAGACACCCTGATGGCGCCGACGACTCCCATGCCCACAAGCATCACGGTCTCGATGCTCTGATTCCTGCTCAGCACGTACAGCAGACCGACCATCACACAGAACCAGAAGAAGACGAAGATCGGGTAGACCACCAGGAATCGGACAACGTAGAACACCACGGAGAGTGCCTTCCTGGTCGTCGCATGTGTGGCCTGGTTGTGCCTCTGGAGGTTCAGGGTGATTATGTCCTTGCGTGCAACGAACCTGTAGAAGTTAAACACGAAGACCCCATAGAGGGTTATGCCCCCGATTATGAGCGCCAGGGGGCCCAGGATATCGAGCGCATCCATCAGGTCAAAGGTCAACTGTGGTAGTGCCATGACAGAGGCCTCCAGAGCGTGATTATGATTGGTTCAGGACTGACTATGAACTGTGGACACAGTGACGCTTACGTCATCGGGGCTGCCGACTGCCTGCTGTGAACGGCTCCAGCGCCACCGAGACTGGAAACTGCCATCGATTAGATTCCGACTGGAACAGCTCCCTGCGTCGCTGCAGGTAAGATACAGCCCGGCAGAGTGCAGCAGAGATCTGAGCAGGGCACATCGAACCACGGCTCCTGTGCCGGCTGCTCCATAGGCACAGTGAAGCCTTCCTTTTGGCCCCTGGGTCGTCCTAACTCAAGAGGATCGTGAGAACCGCCTTCTGAGTTCGGAATGTGACCGGGGCGCCACTCGATATTACCAGTGTTGTGACACAACGTCACGAGTTTTAGAGTGGTGCAGCAAGCGAATGCTGGCCCGAATGGCCTGTGCCCTGCGACCTCGCGGCGCCGTTTTAAACAGGCCGATTGACGGTGAGGGGCCAGGGTTCTAGTCTTGGCGCGTCCACACGATCTCCAGTCGATGTGGGGATCAGTAGGTGACGATGACTGAGGAACCCAGAAACCCATCGTTCCGGCAGCTGATTAGAACGCGGAACTTCGGACTGCTTTGGGGCGCGGGCGGACTGTCGGCCATCGCCGACCAGTTCGACCTGATCGCATTCCCGTGGCTGGTACTGCTGGTCACAGGAGACCCACTTGCAGTTGGGATTGTGATTTCGGTGGGCAGCATTCCCGCAGTGTTCTTCATGCTGCTTGGCGGGTCTCTCGCCGACAGATACGGCCCACGACTGATCATGCTGTTCAGCAACGCCACCCGAATTGTGCTCGTCACAACGCTGGCTGTGCTGATTCTGACTGACATGACGAGCCTGTGGCTCATTTACCTGTTCTCGTTACTGAAAGGTACAGCGGACTCGTTCTACTACCCGGCTCACCTGGCGATACTGCCGCGGGTTGTTCCGACCGGACTGCTGCCCCAGTCAAATGCGGTGATCCACACGACCTCGGAATTGAGTGGATTCATCGGTCCCGCACTGGCCGGAAGCCTCATAGCACTCTTCAACAGTGGTGGACCTATGGGAGGCGGCTCGGACAAGACGGGGATAGGGATTGTGTTTGCGGTGATGGCGGTTGCCCTCCTGGTCTCTTCACTGATGCTGCTCATCCTTCGGATTGATAGCTCCAGTGCAGATTCCGAGGGCACGGACGCCGCCGAATCCAGTGTTCTGTCGTCCATTGCACAGGGGATCAGACACGTCCGCTCTGACGGATCGATGCTCGCAGTATTCCTGCTCATCGCAGGGGTCGAAATTCTGATAGAAGGCCCGGTAACCGTCGGACTCCCTGTCCTGTCGGAAATGAGGTTCGCAGAGGGCGCATTCGCTTTGGGAGTCATCACATCGATGTACGCTGGTGGGACGGTAATGGGTGCGATTCTTGCAGGGACACTGCCCGCGCCGCGTCGTCGCCTGGGACCGATCTTGATAGCAGCCTTTGCACTGTCCGGCATACTCATGATGCCCTTAGGATTGCTAACGTCGATGTGGTATGCGGTGTGTATCGGGCTGGCCGTCGGGGTGCTGGGCGGATACATAGACGTAATCCTCACATCGTGGCTACAGGCCCGTACACCTCAGGCAATGCTCGGCCGGGTGATGAGCCTCCTGACGATTTCGGCGATCGGGTTATCGCCAATCTCTTACGCGGCCTCCGGCGCTCTGATGAAGGTAAGCCTGCGGTGGGTGTTCATTGCCTCCGGTGGGCTGATGGCGTTATTCAGCATCGCCGTCGGGCTGCGGCGCGAGATACGTGAGATGGGCGGGGCGGAAGGCCGAAACGACTAGCCGCACAGCGTCTCTGACGCTGGCAACCCGCGCAGATTTAGAGAGGTGGGGATTCCGTCAGCGCGGGTGGCAGGCGCTAGTGGCTGTGGTGGTTGACCTGTTCTCGGTGTTGGCGCAGCAGGTCCTTGCCGTAGTCGTTGCCGTTGGGAGTCCGCACCACGGTGTGGATGTGATTTCGGGTGGGCTCGCCGCCCTTCCCCAGCTCGGCCTGCTGCCTTTCCGACATCGTCAACAATGCCACTGCAGTCATCCTGATGGCGCCTGTATCGATGGGAGTATCCACCAGTCTTGGGGCCTCGGTCGACCCGTTCCTGATGGCGGTGGCAATTGGTGGGTCGTCAGCCTTTCTTACACCCATTGGACACCAGTCCAACACCATTGTGATGGGGCCCGGGGGTTACAGGTTTGGGGACTACTGGAGGATGGGCCTTCCCCTGGAGGTTCTGATAGTAGCCATCTCCGTGCCGCTGATCATGTGGGCCTGGCCGCTGGGGATCCGACTTCAATCACCTGCATCGCGTGGGGAGTCGTCTCCATCTGCCGACATTATGGCCCTCTGCACCTCGTCAACGGCCTCTGGCCCTATTTCCTCCGCGGCCAGCAGCGCACTCTTTGCTACGGTGTCATGCGCCTCAGCTTCGGAAATTCCGAGCATGGTCGATAGTTCCGATACGCTCTCAAGTGCGCCGAGAGCCGCCCTGAACAGGCTGCCTCCAACCTCGTGCGCTCCCTGAACGATGCCGTGTGCCGCACCCTCTATGGCTTGTGCCGAGCCAACTGTGGACCTGCCCACAGCCCTCGACGCTCCAATGAGCGCGCCCTGGGCGAGGGTTTCGATACTTGCCTCCACTTCGTTGGCCGCGTTCAGGACGCCCCTGGCTGAGTGTTTGGCAATCTCCGCTCCCGCATCTCCGATCTCGGCTACCGGCCCGGCTGCCGCACTCACTGCCTCGGAAGCCGTTCTGGCAATTGCATCAGCTGATGTCGCACCCTGTCCGGCAGCGGCCGTCGCTGTCCTCGTGGCGGATGCCAACTGGTACGCGGTTACGCCAATCGCCACGTCCACGCCCGGGACGTGCCTGAGATAGCCATACGGGAACTGTGCGGCCAACCTCAATCCGGGAACGGAACTCACAGCGCGGGACATGTCCGCCGCACCTGCCATGAGCTCGTCCATTACCTCCTCGCGAGTTGCTTCACCCTCCTCTCGTATTGTCGTAAGTGTGTTCAACGCGACGAGACCGAGTACGAACGATATGGCGAACAGGAAGTCGTGTCCGGTGAGGCTGAAGGCGGGAAGTCCGACAGCCCTCTGAGGATCGATCCACTCGACACTGACGTTGAATGCGCGCACGCTGAAGAAGTCGGCGAACCTTCCCCCCACGAGAGGTGCCAGGCCTGCACCCAGATTGGTTGCCAGCGATGCGCCTGCGAGATAAGGGCCTGCATCGCCCGTGGGCGCCAGCTTCATGCCTATGGCCTGGGTGGTGACATTGATCCCTGCAATCGCTATCCCGGCGAATACGTGGAGTATCACGAGCAGGGGTATGGTGAGGGCGTACCTGTCCGGCAGTGTGGTGAAGGTCCAGCCCAGGATCACGAGGAGTAGAAGGGACGTGCAGACAGAAAGAATGACCTTGCTGCCCATCCTGTCCGACATTGGTCCCCACACCCGCAGGAACAGCAGGTTCGAGATCTGGCTGACGACCGTGAGCGCAATCACGACGGTCAACGGCAGACCTATGCGCTCGAGCATGTAGACCGCGAAGAACGGGATGGCTAGGTTGGCCGTGAACCCCCGGAAGAACAGGAAGTTCATGAGCTGGCGGAAGTTTCTGTCCCTCAGGGGCCTCGTCAGGTTGTCTGCCAGGGAGGGCCGGCCACCAACGGGAGTCTGCATCAGCGGTTCGGGGACAAACATCATGAATATCGGGCTGGCCATTCCGATGAAGATCACCCCGGCCAGCAGGGCTATCGTGTAGCCGTATATCTCGCCGTCGCCGGGGTTCTGGGTCTTCCAGAAGTCCACGAAGAAGGACGCGCCAAGGCTGAAGACTATGGCAGCGACCATCGCCAGTGTGAGTCGTCTTGAGTGGAAGCTGCCCAGCCTGTCCGCAGGGACAAGGTCGCGCACCCAGCTGTTGAAATTGACGTTCCGTGCTGAGGCGAGAAGGCTGCGAAGCGCTACCAACCCGAGCAGTGTGGATATGGACAGCGCTCCACTGGTGCCGATGAAGACAGGAATGAGTGCAATGGGGACCCAGACCAGCTGGGATGCCGTCCACGCGACCACGGCAAACGCTTTCCTCACCTTGAGGCGTTCCACGAGGATGATCATCAGTATCTGAGTGGGCTGCACCATGAATGGCAGCGCCGCCAGAACGCCTATCTGAAAGTTGTTGGCTCCCATGAGAAGCGCGTAGGCGGCGAGGAAGCCACTCTCAGTGATGCTGTTGAACCCCATCGTGGCTGCCCCTTCCCAGGTCAGCCACTTCATGCCCCTCTCGGTTTCCTCGTCGGAGAGCGTGGGTCTTGGCAGTAGAAATCTAAGCATTTGCTCCGATGACTATACCAGCGACCAGTGAGATGGCCAGCAGGCTCCCGACGGCCTCTCGAATCGGGTCCTCAGATAACGCGGAGGCGGAGTGAGAGTACACGTCACTGGTTAAGCTGGGTCAGGAACGAAGTGAAGGCGTCAGTCGCTAGTGGCTGTGGTGGTTGACCTGTTCCCGGTGCTGGCGCAGCAGGTCCTTGCCGTAGTCGTTGCCGTTGGGAGTCCGCACCACGGTGTGGATGTGATTTCGCGTTGGTTCGTCGTTGTCCAGGAAGATACCGCCCTGGTGGTCGAACTCGATTAGGACTACAGGGCTGTGCACCCGGTAGTAGAAGACGCTGTCCTCGTCGGTGCCGCCCATCCAGGCGAATTGGGTCTCGTCGAGGTGCTCCCTTATCTCTTCCATTCTGAGCTCGGCGTGATCGGAACGCATTCGGTTGATGTAGGTGCCGATCAGGTCGAACATGAGTGCCTGCTGACGGCTGGATAGTTCATCGAACTTGATGCCCTCATAACGCATCTCGAAGTTGTCCCTGAATGCGCCCGTGAAGACGCCAGGGGGAACGTCATTGGAGACTATCGCCTTGCTCCGCTGCTCGGCGGATAGCGTACGGGCGAGATTCAACGCTGTACCCTCTTCAGCCTGGAAGACACGCGTTCCGGCGTGTTTGCCAATGTCGACAGCCACCGGCTCGGACCCCATGAACATGGGTGTCATCACCATCTGGCCTCCCAGCAGGAAGCAGTTGACGTTCAGATGGTGGCCATCGAACTGCCAGCCCCACGGCTCGTCCAGGGAAGGCTCGCCGAGAACGCTCAGCCAGTAGAGCCACTCTCCCAGCTCGTCATCGCTGCCGGTGATCTCCCTAATGGACTCGTTGAGCTTCATGATGTTGCGGGCAAGCTTGAAGCCGCTGGGACTGAAGCTTTCTCGCAGCAGGTCGAATGCAAGGTCACGCTGGCCCTCGGTCATGTCCTCCATCATCGCACCGTGGCGCATCAGGAAGACGTGGATGTTGCTCCAGCGTCGCCAGGCATCGCTGTCCACGGAGAAGAGCGCGGAGTCGCGCTGACCGGGGTCAACACAGTCCAGCCAGGCATCGGCGGCCCGTTTCACCGCTTCATTGGACAGGCCGGTCTCTTGCAGGGTGAACAGATTTGGGACGACATGGCCGTCGGCAGTCAGTCCCCGGAAGGGTTCGGCGATCTGCGTCTCAGCATCCCGAATGTTGTTCGCCATCTGCTCCGACATATCGGGATCCAGCCTTCGGCCGGAAACAGGAGGACGGTTTCGTACCTTAAAGTCCGTGAGTTCCAGCGTCATAAGTACCGTTCTCCTTGCTGAAGATACACAGATTATATTACGGAGGCCGCTTTCATATCAGCTTTCCACCGATTGACGGCAGGGAGGCATAGTTCTAATCTAGGCTCATCCACACTTATGTTAATCGGCCAGCCAGAAGGAGTAAGGCATGACGTCCAGCACACGCACCACCTATGAAGTCCAAGTAGAAGACGTAGAGTACCTGCGGCACGGCGACAAGCCCTTCCTGGCGCGACTCTTCAAGCCACAGGGCAGCGGGCCCTTCCCGGTGATGGTCGAGCTGCATGGCGGTGCCTGGGTGAACGGCACCCGTGAGAAC
Protein-coding sequences here:
- a CDS encoding MFS transporter translates to MTEEPRNPSFRQLIRTRNFGLLWGAGGLSAIADQFDLIAFPWLVLLVTGDPLAVGIVISVGSIPAVFFMLLGGSLADRYGPRLIMLFSNATRIVLVTTLAVLILTDMTSLWLIYLFSLLKGTADSFYYPAHLAILPRVVPTGLLPQSNAVIHTTSELSGFIGPALAGSLIALFNSGGPMGGGSDKTGIGIVFAVMAVALLVSSLMLLILRIDSSSADSEGTDAAESSVLSSIAQGIRHVRSDGSMLAVFLLIAGVEILIEGPVTVGLPVLSEMRFAEGAFALGVITSMYAGGTVMGAILAGTLPAPRRRLGPILIAAFALSGILMMPLGLLTSMWYAVCIGLAVGVLGGYIDVILTSWLQARTPQAMLGRVMSLLTISAIGLSPISYAASGALMKVSLRWVFIASGGLMALFSIAVGLRREIREMGGAEGRND
- a CDS encoding anion permease, which gives rise to MAPVSMGVSTSLGASVDPFLMAVAIGGSSAFLTPIGHQSNTIVMGPGGYRFGDYWRMGLPLEVLIVAISVPLIMWAWPLGIRLQSPASRGESSPSADIMALCTSSTASGPISSAASSALFATVSCASASEIPSMVDSSDTLSSAPRAALNRLPPTSCAP
- a CDS encoding DUF3500 domain-containing protein, with the translated sequence MTLELTDFKVRNRPPVSGRRLDPDMSEQMANNIRDAETQIAEPFRGLTADGHVVPNLFTLQETGLSNEAVKRAADAWLDCVDPGQRDSALFSVDSDAWRRWSNIHVFLMRHGAMMEDMTEGQRDLAFDLLRESFSPSGFKLARNIMKLNESIREITGSDDELGEWLYWLSVLGEPSLDEPWGWQFDGHHLNVNCFLLGGQMVMTPMFMGSEPVAVDIGKHAGTRVFQAEEGTALNLARTLSAEQRSKAIVSNDVPPGVFTGAFRDNFEMRYEGIKFDELSSRQQALMFDLIGTYINRMRSDHAELRMEEIREHLDETQFAWMGGTDEDSVFYYRVHSPVVLIEFDHQGGIFLDNDEPTRNHIHTVVRTPNGNDYGKDLLRQHREQVNHHSH